A window from Cydia pomonella isolate Wapato2018A chromosome 8, ilCydPomo1, whole genome shotgun sequence encodes these proteins:
- the LOC133520580 gene encoding alpha-1,3-mannosyl-glycoprotein 2-beta-N-acetylglucosaminyltransferase-like → MRINLRRCREKNVIYPILIFLCMLLCCVIIKNRIKKSKNNIPNNEVLLTKPVIEKSKKVLVLPTLVMACNVQFLRRSIESLQNFRPDPKSFPIIVASKSANCYSKETHDLINFFHQQLTTTFLEIPKQTFGHNYKYALNYVFKTLKHKAVIVLEDNLDVSPDFFEYFLGTYPLLKKDPSIWCVSAWNDNGKKGVVEARKHHLLHRTDFFPGHGWMLLSETWGEIESILPGYFIDDLMRNPDVTQGRVCIRPEISRTYKFGVYESNNVKELPYRHFDNEQRLLNTEFVPFTRQNLDYLLMEQQHLWVNFVYSCPETTVEDIKTGKVNSTSKYVRISYSNATMFKRAAKTIGLMDDFMHGVPRTGLYGIVQCFINNRRVFLTPVRKRFKTYINKSFLL, encoded by the coding sequence ATGCGAATAAACTTACGAAGATGCCGCGAAAAAAACGTTATATATCCAATCTTAATATTTCTGTGTATGCTACTATGTTGTGTAATTATAAAGAACAGAataaaaaagagcaaaaataatATACCGAATAACGAAGTTCTATTAACCAAACCGGTtatagaaaaaagtaaaaaggtaTTAGTATTACCGACGTTAGTGATGGCGTGCAACGTGCAGTTTCTAAGACGATCTATAGAAAGTCTCCAGAATTTCAGACCAGACCCAAAATCCTTCCCTATTATAGTAGCCTCCAAGTCCGCCAACTGCTATTCCAAAGAAACCCAcgatttaattaactttttccACCAGCAGCTTACCACCACCTTCTTGGAAATACCGAAACAGACTTTCGGTCATAACTATAAGTATGCCCTTAACTATGTTTTCAAAACACTAAAACACAAAGCAGTTATCGTCCTTGAAGACAACTTGGATGTTTCTCCTGACTTTTTTGAGTATTTCCTCGGAACTTACCCACTTTTGAAAAAAGATCCCAGCATATGGTGTGTGTCGGCATGGAACGACAACGGCAAAAAAGGAGTAGTGGAGGCCAGAAAACATCATTTGTTGCACCGGACGGACTTCTTCCCAGGCCATGGTTGGATGCTCTTATCTGAAACATGGGGTGAGATAGAGTCAATTTTGCCGGGGTATTTTATCGATGACTTAATGCGCAATCCGGATGTTACACAGGGTCGTGTTTGTATTAGGCCGGAAATATCTAGGACTTATAAATTTGGGGTGTATGAATCAAACAATGTAAAAGAACTGCCCTATCGTCATTTTGACAACGAGCAAAGATTACTGAACACAGAATTTGTACCATTCACCCGACAAAATCTTGATTATTTGCTTATGGAACAGCAGCATTTATGGGTCAATTTTGTATACTCTTGTCCGGAAACGACAGTAGAAGATATTAAAACCGGAAAAGTAAATAGCACTTCAAAATATGTCCGGATATCTTATTCCAACGCTACAATGTTTAAAAGAGCAGCAAAGACGATTGGTCTTATGGACGACTTCATGCATGGTGTGCCTCGGACGGGGCTGTATGGAATAGTGCAGTGCTTCATCAATAACCGCCGGGTTTTCTTAACCCCTGTTCGTAAACGATTCAAgacttacataaataaatcatttttattataa